A genomic window from Diospyros lotus cultivar Yz01 chromosome 2, ASM1463336v1, whole genome shotgun sequence includes:
- the LOC127794396 gene encoding V-type proton ATPase catalytic subunit A has protein sequence MPSIYGARMTTFEDSEKESEYGYVRKVSGPVVVADGMAGAAMYELVRVGHDNLIGEIIRLEGDSATIQVYEETAGLTVNDPVLRTHKPLSVELGPGILGNIFDGIQRPLKTIAKRSGDVYIPRGVSVPALDKDTLWEFQPRKLGEGDLLTGGDLYAIVFENSLMQQHVALPPDSMGKITYIAPAGQYSLKDTVLELEFQGVKKKFTMLQTWPVRTPRPVASKLAADTPLLTGQRVLDALFPSVLGGTCAIPGAFGCGKTVISQALSKYSNSDTVVYVGCGERGNEMAEVLMDFPQLTMTLPDGREESVMKRTTLVANTSNMPVAAREASIYTGITIAEYFRDMGYNVSMMADSTSRWAEALREISGRLAEMPADSGYPAYLAARLASFYERAGKVKCLGGPERTGSVTIVGAVSPPGGDFSDPVTSATLSIVQVFWGLDKKLAQRKHFPSVNWLISYSKYSSALESFYEQFDPDFIDIRTKAREVLQREDDLNEIVQLVGKDALAETDKITLETAKLLREDYLAQNAFTPYDKFCPFYKSVWMMRNIIHFYNLANQAVERGAGMDGQKITYTLIKHRLGDLFYRLVSQKFEDPAEGEEALVAKFKELHQDLSAGFRNLEDETR, from the exons GTCTCAGGACCAGTTGTTGTTGCAGATGGAATGGCAGGGGCTGCCATGTATGAACTTGTGCGAGTTGGACATGACAATCTTATTGGAGAAATTATTCGGTTGGAAGGAGATTCTGCTACAATCCAAG TATATGAAGAGACAGCTGGGTTGACGGTTAATGATCCTGTATTAAGAACACACAAG CCTCTGTCAGTGGAGTTGGGTCCTGGAATATTGGGAAATATTTTTGATGGTATTCAG AGGCCTCTGAAGACTATTGCAAAACGATCTGGTGATGTCTATATCCCTCGTGGTGTCTCTGTTCCAGCGCTTGACAAAGACACACTTTGGGAATTCCAGCCTAGGAAATTAG GTGAGGGAGATCTTTTAACAGGAGGAGACCTATATGCC ATTGTCTTTGAGAACAGTTTGATGCAGCAACATGTTGCACTTCCTCCTGATTCTATGGGAAAGATAACCTACATTGCACCAGCTGGTCAATATTCATTGAAG GACACTGTTTTAGAGCTTGAGTTTCAAGGTGTCAAAAAGAAATTTACTATGCTCCAG ACTTGGCCTGTGCGAACTCCCAGGCCTGTTGCATCAAAGCTTGCTGCTGATACTCCTCTTCTTACTGGGCAG CGAGTTCTTGATGCCCTCTTTCCCTCAGTTCTTGGTGGGACATGTGCAATACCTGGTGCATTTGGCTGTGGAAAAACAGTCATTAGTCAAGCTCTTTCCAAG TATTCTAATTCCGATACTGTAGTTTATGTTGGTTGTGGGGAAAGAGGAAATGAAATGGCAGAG GTTCTTATGGATTTTCCTCAATTGACAATGACACTGCCTGATGGTCGTGAGGAATCTGTTATGAAACGTACAACGCTTGTGGCAAACACTTCAAACATGCCTGTGGCAGCTCGGGAGGCTTCAATTTATACAG GAATCACTATAGCTGAATACTTTAGAGATATGGGCTACAATGTCAGCATGATGGCAGATTCAACATCACGCTGGGCAGAAGCACTACGTGAAATATCAGGTCGGCTG gCAGAGATGCCAGCAGACAGTGGATATCCTGCTTATCTGGCAGCACGTTTGGCCTCATTTTATGAACGTGCTGGTAAAGTGAAATGTCTTGGTGGGCCAGAGCGTACCGGTAGTGTCACCATTGTTGGTGCTGTCTCTCCTCCAGGAGGAGACTTCTCTGATCCTGTCACATCTGCAACCCTCAGCATTGTCCAG GTTTTCTGGGGTCTGGACAAAAAACTGGCGCAGAGGAAACACTTCCCTTCAGTGAATTGGCTCATTTCCTATTCAAAATATTCATCG GCATTAGAATCATTTTATGAGCAATTCGATCCAGATTTTATTGACATCCGGACAAAAGCCCGTGAAGTGCTGCAGAGAGAAGATGATCTGAATGAAATTGTCCAA CTGGTTGGAAAGGATGCCCTAGCTGAAACAGATAAAATTACCCTAGAGACTGCAAAGCTCTTGAGGGAGGATTATCTTGCCCAGAATGCATTTACTCC GTATGATAAATTCTGCCCTTTCTACAAGTCAGTGTGGATGATGCGCAACATTATCCATTTCTATAATTTGGCCAATCAG GCAGTGGAGCGAGGAGCTGGTATGGATGGCCAGAAGATAACATACACCCTTATCAAGCATCGATTGGGCGATTTGTTCTACCGCTTggt GTCTCAAAAATTTGAGGATCCAGCGGAAGGGGAGGAAGCCCTTGTGGCAAAATTCAAGGAGCTTCACCAGGATCTGAGTGCAGGATTCCGCAATCTTGAGGATGAAACTcgatga